The proteins below are encoded in one region of Mycobacteriales bacterium:
- the rsrA gene encoding mycothiol system anti-sigma-R factor, with protein sequence MSCGDPHETPCSEVLEQVYLYLDQEQDADHHGKIRIHLDECAPCLREYGLEQAVKALVARCCGGDTPPTDLRERVMLRIQEVRVEIEHVEFREH encoded by the coding sequence AGCTGCGGCGACCCGCACGAGACCCCCTGCAGCGAGGTGCTGGAGCAGGTCTACCTCTACCTCGACCAGGAGCAGGACGCCGATCACCACGGCAAGATCCGCATCCACCTCGACGAGTGCGCGCCGTGCCTGCGCGAGTACGGCCTCGAGCAGGCCGTGAAGGCGCTGGTGGCCCGCTGCTGCGGCGGCGACACGCCACCGACGGACCTGCGCGAGCGCGTCATGCTGCGCATCCAGGAGGTCCGCGTGGAGATCGAGCACGTGGAGTTCCGCGAGCACTGA